The genome window AATACGCTGCGCCGCGGCTGAGTCGACCTGCTGCAAGTAAAAGTGCAACTGTTGCGGGCCAAACGTGGCGAGTTGCTCTCGTAACTCTGGCTGCGGCGGCACGCGAGGCATCTTTAGCCCCCGGGCGATTGCTTTAATATATAGTCCCGTCCCACCAACGAGCAGCGGCACCGGCACGATGGACATCGCCGCTTGTGCCCGTTCTTGATACTGGGCTAGCGTCAGAGTTTCCGTCGGATTGCAAATATCTATTAAGTAGTGCCGAACGCGATCGCGTTCGGCCAGCGTCGGCTTAGCCGTTCCAATATCGAACTCTCGATACACCTGCCGCGAATCGGCACTGACAATCACTGTGTCCAACCGCTCGGCGATCGCCAACGCCAGCGCCGACTTCCCCGTTGCCGTTGCTCCGCAAATCGCGATCGCCCCCCGTGGCAGGTCTGTCATGTCATTACATATTCGGTCATGTCACAACAGAGAAAAAGGGTTGCAAGAACCAATCCTTTTCAAGGGACGATCCCCTTGGCGAAACCGCCCAGAAACCCTCCAAAAGCCGCCCACAAGCTATTTGTGCTAGAATTTTTGAGGATTTTGACCTTATCGAGTCTCAGGGCGGGCTGCTGCCTTGATTGGGAGTAAGCATTCATGACCACCAGCTATAGTGCCGAGCAAATCCAGGTTCTCGAAGGGTTAGAACCGGTGCGGAAGCGACCGGGCATGTACATCGGCACTACCGGACCGCGCGGTCTGCATCACCTCGTCTATGAAGTTATCGATAACTCTATTGACGAGGCTCTCGCTGGTCATTGTACTCACATTGAGGTGAAGCTTAATCTCGACGGCTCGGCCACGATCGTGGACGACGGGCGAGGCATTCCGACAGACACGCACCCCCGTACGGGGAAATCTGCACTGGAAACAGTATTGACAGTGCTACACGCTGGCGGGAAGTTTGGCGGAGGTGGCTACAAAGTTTCGGGGGGCTTGCATGGCGTCGGTGTCTCGGTGGTCAATGCGCTCTCAGAGTGGTTGGACGTGACCGTCCGGCGCGACGGTCGGGTATTCCGGCAACGTTACGAACGCGGCGTTCCCATGTCCGAACTCGTAGGCGAGCCAGATAACAGCGGTACAACTGGCACCGAGGTCCGGTTTCTCCCGGACTCCGAGATTTTCACGACAGTTACGGAATTCGACTACAGCGTGCTGGCCGGTCGCCTGCGCGAGCTGGCCTACCTGAATGCTGGTGTTCGAATCACTTTCATTGACGACCGTCAAGATACTCCCCACAGTGAAACTTATTGTTACGAAGGCGGCATCAAAGAATACGTTGCCTACATGACGCGCGAAAAAGACCCCCTACATAGTGACATTATTTATGTTGAAGGCGATCGCGATGGCGTTCAGGTTGAAGCCGCACTGCAGTGGTGCATCGATGCATACAGTGACAACCTGCTTGGTTTTGCCAATAACATCCGTACCGTTGATGGCGGCACGCACTTAGAGGGACTAAAAACAGTTCTCACGCGCACGATTAATACGGTTGCTCGCAAGCGCAACAAGATTAAGGATAACGAGTCCAATCTCGGTGGCGAGAACATTCGCGAAGGGTTGACGGGTGTAATTTCGGTCAAGGTCCCGGAACCGGAGTTCGAGGGGCAAACCAAAACCAAGCTCGGCAATACAGAAGTACGCGGTATCGTCGACTCGTTTGTCGGTGAAGTGCTGACCGAATACCTCGAATTCAATCCGCAAGTTGCCGACAACGTTATCGAAAAAGCCGTTCAGGCATTTAAAGCTGCTGAAGCGGCTCGTCGTGCTCGCGAACTCGTTCGCCGCAAGTCGGTGTTGGAGTCCTCGCCACTACCGGGGAAACTAGCCGATTGCAGCTCCCGCGACCCGTCGGAGTCGGAGATCTTCATCGTTGAGGGCGATAGTGCTGGGGGCAGTGCCAAACAAGGTCGCGACCGTCGCTTTCAAGCCATCTTGCCGTTGCGTGGCAAAATTCTCAACATTGAGAAAACCGACGACAGCAAGATCTACAAAAATAATGAAGTCCAGTCCTTGATTGCTGCCCTCGGGTTGGGTGTTAAGGGCGAAGAATTTGATGCCTCACAGTTGCGCTATCATCGCCTGATCGTCATGACCGACGCGGACGTGGACGGCGCTCATATCCGCACGCTGTTGCTAACGTTTTTCTACCGCTATCAGCGCGCGCTGGTGGAACAAGGATTCATTTACATTGCTTGCCCGCCTCTGTATAAAGTCGAGCGCGGTCGTCAGCACTATTACTGCTATAGCGATCGCGAGTTGGCCAACCTGATCGAACATGAGTTTCCTGCGAATGCAAACTACACGATTCAGCGTTTTAAGGGCTTGGGCGAGATGATGGCTCAACAACTGTGGGACACGACCATGAACCCGGAAACGCGCACCCTCAAGCGCGTGGAAATTGAGGATGCTGCAGAAGCCGATCGTATCTTCACGGTGCTGATGGGCGATCGTGTCGCGCCTCGTCGAGAGTTCATCGAAACCTACGGCCCGCGCTTGAACCTGACCGACTTGGATATCTAGGCGAGCACACACAGAATCTTTTTGCGTTCGAGTAGTGTTGGGAAACTACCTTGCGAGGTGGTTGAACCCTGTTAATCGATGCGGTTCTTCGCGCCACCTCATCTCACGAGCTTCTCATCGCATCGGTTGGCGCTATTGAAATTCTCAGGGCCGGTCGTCGGCCGGACTCGACGTTTGGGTGGGGCCAAATCTCTTGCTTAAAACGAAATGCGAGCGGGCCCGATGCTCTACCTCGCCTGCCAGTTAGCCGTATACCTTGTCGCTCAAACAGCACCCCAGGTCGAGACTGCGGACTTGCTGGGCACCTACTGTGGCAGAACCGCTTACTGATGTTTTTTCTGGCTACCCCCAGGATAGTCGCGCGATCGCCCTTCGAGATCGACGCGATGCCCTCCCCTACAACGTTCGAGATCGTGACATGACGTTCGGCTACATTTACCAGCAAGATACGAGCACCTTCAACGGCGACGCAATCGCGCCTGGTACTCCTCCTCTGATGCGATCGGGCTATCAGATCGCGCGGTTGACTTCGGAATGATGCTCGCTTGCAAGGAGGTCGGGGAGAAGTATTGCCTTCAGATACGCGATTTCGACCCGAATCTCGACAGCATGTTCGATCGCATCGACGGCATGCCTATGCGCTTATCGAGCAAAGCGATCGCGGAAATCCTTCCCCAGACCCCTAGAATCCTCGGGCCCGAACATCAGGCAAACTGGCTTTTCTTAGGCGAGGTCCTTCAAGCAATGGCTAGCCAAAAAAAACGCACGACCGTGGAGTGGGCAAAAGCGCTATTAGCGCGGACAATTGGGTCAGATATGGGCTTGCTCGTATGATTCGCTTGCGTCCGATTGCAGCACCCCCAGCCCGTGACGAGGCATTGCTCGCTCGTTCTCCAGCTGAAGAACGTCTTGAAAACATCAAGTCGCACCTGGACTTGCTGCTGCTTGCCCTAGAGGCGATCGCCGGACTTAGCTCCGAGGCTATGCTTGATGCTGCACGCGAGTTAGGAGTGGAGGCGATTGCCGATCGCGTCGGGCTCTGGAGGTTGCGACAGTCTAATCCTTTGCGCAAAAGCTCCGGCGGACGCAAGAAGCTCGACGTGGAGGAGGCAAGATCGCTGGTTCTTGTTATCTGCCACCTTGCCCGGCAACAACGCGACATCCTACGCCAGGCGATCGCAGTGCTGGAACAGGTTGCCATGCAGGATCGACCGCCCCACAGACATCCGCTTCTCGGCGACTACCTCGACGCCTTTGCCAACTTCTACCAAGAGCGAATGCAAGACGATACGGCACCTAAAGATGCCCTTGAAGACCTTGCGCTTAAATTG of Rubidibacter lacunae KORDI 51-2 contains these proteins:
- the gyrB gene encoding DNA topoisomerase (ATP-hydrolyzing) subunit B, translated to MTTSYSAEQIQVLEGLEPVRKRPGMYIGTTGPRGLHHLVYEVIDNSIDEALAGHCTHIEVKLNLDGSATIVDDGRGIPTDTHPRTGKSALETVLTVLHAGGKFGGGGYKVSGGLHGVGVSVVNALSEWLDVTVRRDGRVFRQRYERGVPMSELVGEPDNSGTTGTEVRFLPDSEIFTTVTEFDYSVLAGRLRELAYLNAGVRITFIDDRQDTPHSETYCYEGGIKEYVAYMTREKDPLHSDIIYVEGDRDGVQVEAALQWCIDAYSDNLLGFANNIRTVDGGTHLEGLKTVLTRTINTVARKRNKIKDNESNLGGENIREGLTGVISVKVPEPEFEGQTKTKLGNTEVRGIVDSFVGEVLTEYLEFNPQVADNVIEKAVQAFKAAEAARRARELVRRKSVLESSPLPGKLADCSSRDPSESEIFIVEGDSAGGSAKQGRDRRFQAILPLRGKILNIEKTDDSKIYKNNEVQSLIAALGLGVKGEEFDASQLRYHRLIVMTDADVDGAHIRTLLLTFFYRYQRALVEQGFIYIACPPLYKVERGRQHYYCYSDRELANLIEHEFPANANYTIQRFKGLGEMMAQQLWDTTMNPETRTLKRVEIEDAAEADRIFTVLMGDRVAPRREFIETYGPRLNLTDLDI
- a CDS encoding DUF3038 domain-containing protein codes for the protein MIRLRPIAAPPARDEALLARSPAEERLENIKSHLDLLLLALEAIAGLSSEAMLDAARELGVEAIADRVGLWRLRQSNPLRKSSGGRKKLDVEEARSLVLVICHLARQQRDILRQAIAVLEQVAMQDRPPHRHPLLGDYLDAFANFYQERMQDDTAPKDALEDLALKLLVDLLFYSAPHGRRRLWTALID